The proteins below come from a single Streptomyces sp. SCSIO 75703 genomic window:
- a CDS encoding DUF4244 domain-containing protein, translated as MSQAVRARLRALVIKVRTARRRDAGMVTSEYAMGIVAAVAFAVVLYKVVTSGAVSTELQRIVKQALSVRM; from the coding sequence ATGTCTCAGGCGGTACGGGCACGGCTGCGTGCCCTGGTGATCAAGGTACGGACGGCACGGCGACGGGACGCGGGCATGGTCACGTCGGAGTACGCGATGGGCATCGTCGCGGCCGTGGCGTTCGCGGTGGTCCTCTACAAGGTGGTGACGAGCGGGGCGGTCAGCACCGAGTTGCAGCGCATCGTGAAGCAGGCGCTCAGTGTGCGGATGTGA
- a CDS encoding type II secretion system F family protein has product MSGDVVHRLGVVVGAAAAAAALVYWAGATRRDRKARGRLTALLTPEPAGPGTRGTEVMDAVRRVLPLLGAVGAGWALIGGATGAVTGLLVAAGLWRRQRRRATTGEEAEKARAEEAARQLPLAADLLAACVAAGAGPVVAAQAVGDALGGPLGDALARGAAEVRLGGEPGGAWRTLAELPGAGPLARLLERADVSGLPAAAPVARLAARARADRARATTARARRAAVMVTAPVGLCFLPAFVAVGVLPVVIGLAGGALGGGGGR; this is encoded by the coding sequence ATGAGCGGCGACGTGGTCCACAGGCTGGGGGTGGTGGTGGGGGCGGCGGCAGCGGCCGCGGCGCTGGTGTACTGGGCCGGCGCGACCCGGCGGGACCGGAAGGCACGCGGACGGCTCACCGCACTGCTGACACCCGAGCCGGCCGGCCCTGGCACCCGGGGCACCGAAGTGATGGACGCCGTGCGCCGGGTGCTGCCTCTGCTGGGCGCGGTGGGAGCCGGGTGGGCCCTGATCGGGGGCGCGACCGGAGCCGTGACGGGACTGCTGGTCGCGGCCGGCCTGTGGCGTCGGCAGCGCCGGAGAGCGACGACCGGCGAGGAGGCGGAGAAGGCCCGCGCCGAGGAAGCGGCCCGTCAACTCCCGCTCGCCGCCGACCTCCTGGCCGCCTGCGTCGCCGCGGGCGCCGGCCCGGTCGTGGCGGCCCAGGCGGTGGGCGATGCCCTCGGCGGCCCGCTGGGAGACGCTCTGGCCCGCGGCGCGGCGGAAGTGCGGCTCGGCGGAGAACCCGGCGGCGCCTGGCGCACCCTGGCGGAGCTTCCGGGCGCCGGACCGCTCGCACGGCTGCTGGAACGGGCCGACGTGTCCGGGCTGCCCGCCGCCGCTCCCGTCGCCCGTCTCGCCGCGCGGGCACGCGCCGACCGGGCACGGGCGACGACGGCCAGGGCTCGTCGGGCCGCCGTCATGGTCACCGCTCCGGTGGGGCTGTGCTTCCTGCCCGCCTTCGTCGCGGTGGGCGTCCTCCCCGTGGTGATCGGCCTCGCGGGCGGGGCGCTGGGCGGAGGAGGTGGTCGATGA
- a CDS encoding type II secretion system F family protein, which yields MTTTNELSVGLALVCLGVAGWLAGGGHPGVRRARLLLAHGGTAGAGPPRPARRLREAALRAHGRLRPEWWCLVAGLFLAVLGGSVLPVVAGAAGVPVLRGVRRAGSVRRDGERRQDAVIALCGVLAGEVRAGRQPAEALLWAARDFAGLGEARAGLLAAARFGGDVPGALTAAARRPGAEGLRGLAACWRVAVDQGAGLAAGLDRLETALRAEREQRADLRAQLAGARATAVMLACLPALGLLLGVALGADPLHVLLHTGAGLGCLLAGGVLEGLGVWWVTRIVRGAEAVT from the coding sequence GTGACGACCACGAACGAGCTGTCGGTGGGACTGGCCCTGGTGTGTCTGGGCGTGGCCGGGTGGCTGGCGGGCGGAGGACATCCCGGGGTGCGGCGCGCGAGGCTCCTGCTCGCCCACGGAGGCACGGCCGGGGCCGGTCCGCCGCGCCCGGCACGGCGGTTGCGGGAAGCCGCGCTGCGGGCCCACGGCAGGCTGCGCCCCGAGTGGTGGTGCCTGGTCGCCGGACTGTTCCTGGCGGTCCTCGGCGGCTCGGTGCTGCCGGTCGTCGCGGGGGCGGCCGGGGTACCGGTGCTGCGCGGGGTGCGGCGGGCCGGAAGTGTCCGGCGGGATGGTGAGCGACGGCAGGACGCGGTGATCGCGCTGTGCGGGGTCCTTGCCGGCGAAGTGCGGGCAGGGCGGCAGCCGGCCGAGGCACTGCTGTGGGCCGCACGGGACTTCGCCGGGCTCGGGGAGGCACGGGCGGGGCTGCTGGCGGCGGCCAGGTTCGGCGGGGACGTCCCAGGCGCGTTGACCGCGGCGGCACGCAGACCGGGTGCCGAGGGACTGAGGGGCCTCGCGGCGTGCTGGCGGGTGGCCGTGGACCAGGGCGCGGGGCTCGCGGCCGGACTCGACCGGCTGGAGACCGCGTTGCGCGCGGAACGCGAGCAACGGGCCGACCTGCGCGCCCAACTGGCCGGTGCCCGTGCCACGGCCGTGATGCTCGCCTGCCTCCCCGCACTGGGGCTTCTCCTGGGCGTCGCCCTGGGCGCGGACCCGCTGCACGTACTGCTGCACACCGGAGCGGGGCTGGGTTGTCTGCTGGCCGGCGGGGTGCTGGAGGGCCTCGGCGTGTGGTGGGTGACGCGGATCGTGCGGGGAGCGGAGGCGGTGACATGA
- a CDS encoding site-specific integrase, whose translation MTSTTLLAKVPAQGPVLAFHGSHYKALQKAYPPRTVPETWPETAVDSDTVLDMLNELFKDAAKNTRYTRWRGARNVMRWLERFDGETWQQRWRNSPLDKHLALDLPDLGPWVREHADPIPDGVLRSGILGMACADVIRPDPRWLLTRRSRHMRQIVAECRDPDGFSALEAKAAPGVWDAKLGLQARNHISTIILAKGGKVSDITVGDCLELRGIEHETMATGSGRSLFYLWLKDLEVFPPDAPATLRDFKRRAGQVSVEELVDRYQLQCRPVRDLIVDYLTERQPALDYTSLEGLSRNLAQLFWADLERHHPGIDSLRLPKNVATAWKERIRTKTRRKRQPDGSYIEITTERQSAISVLNVIRAFYLDISQWAVEEPGRWAPWVAPSPVKEAELNYKKHARRQKAKSDQRTRERLPVLPTLVEAADRQLKEARTRNEAALAAAPGATFSVLGKNYTRIRHPRWADGVAANTVYDEDGRRCTFGYTENRAFWAWATVEFLRHTGVRIEEMLEVSHHSITQYTLPTTGEVVPLLQIAPSKTDQERLLLVSPELADVLGAIICRVRDAAGTVPLVRSYDVGEKVWNPPMPLLFQWRTGGQNRPISETTIRRALNETLDFAGLTDNTGQPLDYQPHDFRRIFITDAIMNGLPPHIAQVIAGHDDISTTMRYKAIYPMEAIEAHRSFIARRRSTRPSEEYRRPTDAEWDEFLGHFELRKVSIGTCGRAYGTSCIHEHACIRCPMLRPDPRQRWRLVEIRDNLVDRIAEAEREGWLGDVKGHGTTLEGAKDKLAQMDAQAARSKQSIYLGMPSFGDIAARSTVADTETGS comes from the coding sequence ATGACGAGCACGACACTGCTGGCCAAAGTGCCAGCTCAAGGCCCTGTTCTCGCGTTTCACGGCTCGCACTACAAGGCCTTGCAGAAGGCCTACCCGCCGCGGACCGTCCCGGAGACCTGGCCGGAGACCGCGGTCGACAGCGACACCGTCCTCGACATGCTGAACGAGCTGTTCAAAGACGCTGCGAAGAACACGCGCTACACACGCTGGCGCGGGGCCCGCAACGTGATGCGATGGCTTGAGCGGTTCGACGGCGAGACCTGGCAACAGCGGTGGCGCAACAGCCCGTTGGACAAGCACCTTGCCCTCGACCTTCCGGATCTCGGACCCTGGGTCCGAGAGCACGCGGACCCCATCCCCGATGGCGTCCTGCGATCGGGCATCCTCGGGATGGCCTGCGCTGACGTGATCCGGCCCGACCCCCGCTGGCTGCTGACCCGCCGGTCGCGGCACATGCGTCAGATCGTGGCCGAGTGCCGTGACCCGGACGGCTTCTCCGCCCTGGAGGCCAAGGCCGCCCCAGGCGTCTGGGACGCCAAGCTCGGCCTGCAGGCCCGGAACCACATCTCCACGATCATCCTGGCCAAAGGCGGCAAGGTCAGCGACATCACCGTCGGCGACTGCCTCGAACTGCGAGGCATCGAGCACGAGACCATGGCCACGGGAAGCGGCCGGTCACTGTTCTACCTCTGGCTCAAGGACCTGGAGGTCTTTCCCCCGGACGCGCCGGCCACCCTCCGCGACTTCAAACGGCGGGCCGGGCAGGTCAGCGTCGAGGAGCTGGTGGACCGCTACCAGCTGCAGTGCCGCCCGGTCCGCGACCTGATCGTCGACTACCTCACCGAGCGCCAACCAGCCCTGGACTACACGTCGCTGGAAGGGCTCTCGCGCAACCTCGCCCAGCTGTTCTGGGCCGACCTTGAACGCCACCACCCAGGGATCGACTCCCTGCGACTGCCGAAGAACGTCGCGACCGCATGGAAGGAACGCATTCGCACCAAGACCCGCCGCAAGCGGCAACCGGACGGCAGCTACATCGAGATCACCACCGAACGGCAAAGCGCCATCTCGGTGCTGAACGTCATCCGGGCCTTCTACCTCGACATCTCCCAGTGGGCCGTCGAGGAGCCGGGCCGCTGGGCACCTTGGGTGGCCCCCAGTCCCGTCAAGGAAGCCGAGCTGAACTACAAGAAGCACGCCCGGCGGCAGAAGGCGAAGTCGGACCAGCGCACCCGGGAACGGCTGCCCGTCCTGCCCACCCTCGTCGAGGCCGCGGACCGGCAGCTCAAGGAGGCCCGCACGCGAAATGAGGCGGCCCTCGCGGCCGCCCCCGGCGCCACCTTCTCGGTCTTAGGCAAGAACTACACCCGCATCCGGCACCCCCGCTGGGCAGACGGCGTCGCCGCCAACACCGTCTATGACGAGGACGGGCGGCGATGCACGTTCGGCTATACCGAGAACCGGGCCTTCTGGGCCTGGGCGACGGTGGAGTTCCTCCGACACACTGGCGTCCGCATCGAGGAGATGCTGGAGGTCAGCCACCACAGCATCACCCAGTACACGCTCCCCACCACTGGGGAGGTCGTTCCGCTCCTGCAGATCGCCCCCTCGAAGACCGACCAGGAACGACTCCTGCTGGTCAGCCCCGAACTCGCCGACGTGCTCGGCGCCATCATCTGCCGAGTCCGCGACGCCGCCGGGACCGTTCCGCTGGTCCGCTCCTACGACGTCGGCGAGAAGGTCTGGAACCCGCCCATGCCTCTGCTGTTCCAATGGCGCACGGGCGGTCAGAACAGGCCGATCTCCGAGACCACGATCCGCAGGGCACTCAACGAGACCCTCGACTTCGCCGGCCTGACCGACAACACAGGTCAGCCGCTCGACTACCAGCCGCACGACTTCCGAAGGATCTTCATCACCGATGCCATCATGAACGGCCTGCCACCTCATATCGCGCAGGTCATCGCCGGGCACGACGACATCTCAACGACCATGCGCTACAAGGCGATCTACCCCATGGAGGCCATCGAGGCCCACCGCTCGTTTATCGCGCGGCGGCGGTCGACCCGTCCCAGCGAGGAGTACCGTAGGCCGACCGACGCCGAGTGGGACGAGTTCCTGGGGCACTTCGAGCTCCGCAAGGTCTCGATTGGCACCTGCGGACGAGCCTACGGAACGTCCTGCATCCACGAACACGCCTGCATCCGCTGTCCGATGCTCCGACCTGATCCTCGCCAGCGATGGCGCTTGGTCGAGATCAGGGACAACCTCGTCGACCGCATCGCCGAGGCCGAACGAGAAGGCTGGCTCGGCGACGTCAAGGGCCACGGGACCACCCTTGAAGGGGCCAAGGACAAGCTCGCTCAGATGGACGCGCAAGCAGCAAGATCAAAACAGTCGATCTACCTAGGAATGCCTTCGTTCGGGGACATCGCCGCTCGAAGTACGGTCGCGGACACCGAAACGGGGTCCTGA